In Neodiprion virginianus isolate iyNeoVirg1 chromosome 6, iyNeoVirg1.1, whole genome shotgun sequence, the genomic window GTTTCGAAGTTGCCAAACCTTAATGCGTCAATTTCGAACAGTTGTACCGCAATATTTTTGAGCTCTTCGTCCATCCCGAATTAtgagatgaataattttcactgATGGTACAATGTTTAAGATGAGGAACACTTCACAGACTCTTCCGATGCACAGGTCACACGATTTGATGTGGGTCCTTTACAGTAACTGTCACAGTTAGTCGCGGCAATCACGGTACAGTCATTCAAAAAACTACGTACTAGCCCCGCTGTTCGTGTAATGCCCAAGAATTTACTATACTTTCTTCTTTATCTCAGACGCGTGTGTATAGTTCCAATGTTTACACTTGTCACGTACAGATAAGATTTTCTAAACCTCGGATACAAAGTGTTCAGATAACAGTTATTTGTTTGTTACCGTCGGGTATGCAACACCATCGACGAAAAGCAAGAAGTAGTTATACTCTGATGAGTGCATCCATGACCACCAAATAGTATGCGGATCATACTTTTGCACAGGATAAGCTCACGTTACACTTGTAATGCCGGAGTAAATGTGCGCGGTAACAAATTGCGGAGCTACGTCCAATAAGCGCAGCGTATCAAAAATGTACACAAATCCATAATGATTCAAACGCCTCAAAGGCCATGCGGACGTGTTAAGATGCTGGTATATTCAAGCACTGTTCCGTGTAGCTTGAATGAACAGATTGATGAGTTGTTAAGAGAACCTTATGCATACCGCGAAGGAATCTTCAAACCTGCGATCAGAGCTTGATGAAGATGTTGTATCAAAAATGATACCTGTAAACGTACGAATTGAAACTGTATTGAACCGTATATCTATTATGTCGGTGTATATTGAAATAACAAAAGACGAAATCCGCACATATCTCGTACGTCATCGTCATCTTTATATGGATGTACCCGGATTGAGTGATGTAAAGTTACCGGTTACCTAATTGATTTCTTATATGCCATgccaaataattaatatgttGGGCCTGAAATGACACTGATTTTAGACtgcatgaaaaaatatggATAACTTTCGGGACGCTGTGTATAATAAGGATCTCAGTTTTTGGAATTGTAACTTGGCacgtttgtaaataaaaattaaacacatTGAAAAACGGCCATTTTTCTGCTCCGCGGACAGTTTTAGTGCGAACACTACAAAAATTGGCCACAGTTAGAGCAAGAATGTAAAAGGCGAGTTTTGTAGAACaaagaatatttcataaaaaagaCGCTAAGAGTATCGTCAATACCTTTGCTGCGAAAGCTGGCCCGAAAAGAGACCACGAAGAAGGTCGGTTTTCGCGTAACTTCCGAAAACCAGTTTCAACTGTTAAACTCATTTTGAGTATGCCAATGCCTGAATGAgggaaattacaaaaattcatgtGCAATAGAACATATGAAACAAGATATTTCATGCCTCAAGACAGTGTTGACTTGAGATTTCAAATTTAGTCGGTCATTAGTTGTTCGCTGTTTTAAGAACTTACGTTTTTCGTTAATCTGCGGTAACGTTTGATGGAGCGATCAGAGTTGATTCAGACAAATTGCAAGCGCTttgttattgaattttttaggAATTCGTTCCTTTGACATTTTACCGTACATCTAACCGTACGACCGCTTTTTGCAagtaaacaaatgaaaaacttttctcgcatttttcacgaaaaccaaaaatatttttcgtttttctattttttgaattggaaCGATTCTGTATAAAGAATGTCTCTCTCTTAGCTTTTAGcgtttagaaattttcaacaattgatTCCAcgtcattttttcacaacCTTTTGTCTAGGCATgtcattcaaaaaattacatgtttgtaacgattttatttttaaaaaatgttcacaaTCAACATAATATCTACATCCTCTACTTTCAACTGAGTTAACGACAGTTGGTTATCAGCACACGAATATATTTCGATCGCATCTTCTTTCACATAAGAATCCCTTGTATGTGATGTAAGTATATGACTTACTCGTCTTTTTTTCCTGCGTTACGTGTATCGCGTACGTAAAGTAATCGTATTTACGACAGTACAAAAAAGGAGCATTGCAGTACCAAAACTACACTTCTACGTCCTAGTACTAAAAACAAGCTATTTCTCGAACTCCACCATCAAACAAAACTTGTGTACCACGATCTTGTTACCTGCATAGAGTATCGTATAAAGTCTATTGCCTCCTTGGTGCACATAGTCTactattttcttataaaaGGTCAGGGCTGTTCCGAAGCATATgataaatttcagaaatagttttatttttttcgcgtaaacttattataaaatgaaaatttacttgCTATCTCATTAATGCTTGGTTGAATTAAATTTGGACTCCGGATAACTCACAGCAAAAAAGTTCATCTGTGGTAATTCTGCGCAGAATTCTGGTAATTATAGAATATGTGAAATTCTTCATACATATATtctgtgaaaatttgttaatttcattACCAGAATGCTGTTGCTCTTGAAATTAAGCTATGACATAAATTAGTTTCAGAAATATAAAGTCGGTGTAGGGTAAATATTCCAGTTGTGGTCCCGCTAGTACGAGTTGTGGCCATTGTTTATGCAGATATGGCATATTTATTACGTGTGAGCTGAGTTGATAGCCACAAATGTTACACAGGTACTTCGCCTCACGTCAAGCCTACTTTTCAAGGAATAAAATGTATcaagtattaaaaatttcggtcccAAACTTGCTCACTTGCAGCCACGAATCAAGTAATTAAAGTGATTATAAGTCAAATTAATAAACGTAGAATTTGACCAAGATGGCCATAAATGGCACAGTGACTATAAATAATGCATCTACTCTAGCGGTTAGTAGTTAAACATTACTCTATACTTTAAACCATTGCCGAAAATGtacgattgtttttattcaaatttgtagtaagaaaaatgttcaacGAGGAATGTAATGTAAGCACAGCTGATTCACTTGAATTTACACTCAGTGAACAAagattttgtaatatttatagaaTAATAAGAAAGCGATTAAAAATGAGTATACGTACATAATGTGAAGGCAGTTGTGAAACTATATCGACCAGTATTACAGACAATCATGTCGAGGACAGGTCTGATGGCTTTCagaataaaatacattttgtTTGAACAAATGTGACCTACTAAACTCTTGATCTGATTCTTACGttcaatttataaaatcaaaTCGTAGCTCGTATTTCGCTTAGGCTTAAGAGCGTCATCATTCGATTTTTATCGATACACTGATATTtcctgtttttgttttttgacatACAATACGATCGGTGAAAACTGACTATAGTAGCATTCCCTTGAGAAACGATTTCTTACCTATATCTTACTGTGACTGTCTTTTGATAAATTATGGTACCTTTTGTTTGGACAAATTAGCGAGAGTTTTAATATATAATCTTATGTTTAAGTATGAAGAAAATATCGCAGTACGTCTACTTAATCACAACTTCACCTAATACTCGTGTGCTTTTAGTATTGAACGTTTTTCTAGTTTTGTAAAGAGCCTAAGGTTTAGCGCgggaattgataaataaaaacgaaaccgAGTCTCAACTCTCAAGGAAGACTATCTATAATATTGAGATTTAAATAAAACCAGTATATGCAAATCCGTCGACGtttacgaaaaaagaaaagaggaaaactGTTATCAAAATAaggaaagcaaaaaaaaaaaaagaaaataataagtaGACAAAACTAGACCAATACGtataaatttactttttctcgCGCCAAACCTTTTTACATAAATAGATATTTGCGACATTCTACAACTTCGtctgtgatttttatttttcgactaTTATTTATTCTCGTGAGATATTCgatatataattgtaatataGTCTATTTGAAATGTATTATAAATGAGGTTGAaatcgtatgtatatatgattATACAAATGACAAATATATGAATTtaacaattatatttaaaaatttctgacgGTCTCTTCTGTTATTCGGCAATGTCTATCTGAAAGTGTCCTGAAATCTTCTTACTTTTCTATACTTTTGATCAGGGTCGAATGTTCGGTGATTGATGCACAAACGTATATAGCACGGTACGTTATGTATATAGATAACTTACGGtcgacgtgaaatttttcaaccctgCGAGACAAGAAACATTGGTGAGACTTTTCAAAATAGAACCAGGAAAATTGAATGCAACCTTGATCCATGAGCCATTCATCCTTTTGGccctatttctatattttgcAACTGAAGACTGATTTAACGGGGTTGCAAATTGACACACGATCGAGGcaaagaatacaaaatttacATACCTGCATGCAGATATCTGCCTAACAACGGCCTTAGGAATTTCTTTCTAATCAGGTTATCGTCGAAATGGTCTGTACAGATTCGAATGTGATGACAATCGTTGTTTTGCCTGACGAATTTCAAGCATTCGTCGCACCTGTGAACAAACTATGAAATAGTGCGCaccgatatatatatatatatatatatatatatatatatatatgtgataCTATGGGGAGTAATTGGATACGTGCGGCAAAAACTGAATCTTAACTTTGAgaacaaatatataattacgAACCAGGTTCATCGCCTATTTTTATCCTCGCCACAGAGATATTTGCTACGAGGGTAGTCATTGACGGTTGATCAGAAGTTATAAGATGGCCAGGGAATATTTCTTCGTGTCAGCAAAGAACTTACGTTTCGGCATCTGTCGGTGATCGAGAGAAGAAATGTTATTTATCGCTGGTTGAAATTCTTCGGTACCTTTTGACGTTGCATCTTATTACCATTTTCCAATTTTGATACTCAGTACTCACGTACAGCATTATTTTCAGGCCTGTTGAGCATTCACGCCATTCATATTATAATGGCATCCGTCGGGCGTTGGGCGTCCGTACGGTACGCACGTAGACCCGATCGGCTTCCAACATACGCGAAGAAGAGGGAACTTTCGCTCCCACAGGAGAGATGGCTCTGGTCAGGATCCACGGTcaccaaaaaaattaaacaaacgcGCGTGAGCCGACATTATTCGCTGTAACACGACAAATTGATCGCCCTGCTGTAAAGGTAGTCTAAATATAGTTGCACAAAGGTGCTGTATAGTTAGAGACAGTCATTGCGTAGTGCACACAAGaaacaataatgataaaattttcaaggtaTTCTTCTAAAAAAGTCCGCCAACTACAACTAGCCCCGACTACTTAATTTCGTCGCTAATTCTACATCTTTAGTGTTGATTCCTTATTTTAGCCAAGAAGTTATGTACATACTTGGCAGTGAGGATTACGATTTGaccattttttctttgttgCAGGAATTGTATTGTTGTTGGTACTTATTTGAACGTACATTGTCATTTTGGTGGTTTCGAAGTTGCAAAGTGAAGTTTTATCGACAACTTCCAGTTTCATGTACTTGGCGCAAAGCTTTTGCACCAGAGGTGCTTTTGGTGGATTCAAAATACGCTAAGCGTTGCGTCTAACTAATCCTGTTTGGAAAAACATTCGTCTTACGACTTAACGCTAACTAGGtgtaaaattcaacttttcaccCGCACAACATGAACGTTTTCCCATGCTTTATACCTAATATGACGAAAATAGCTATATCCAAGAGATGCTTGAGAAGACAGATTTTCGAAACATGCGGAACATTCGTAAAGTCCTGGACGGTTCGGTAATACGACGCTGGCACATGCGCTTGGCTGAAATCCTAAATTTTACACACTACGAATATCCGAGGCGGATGCCCACTATCGAAAAACTCAGTTTTACACACTGTGCCATTGAGCGTAAGTTACCTAACTCCGATTTCCTGCAATGTCAGTGGCACCGTCAGTGTTTCTCAAATAAAACTTCCCTTCGGTGGTGTCGTGAAAAAAGCGTGTGTCACGCGTACGGATGGGCGATATCTAATTCGTGCGATTGCAGCACTCGCCCTTACGGCTCGTGCTACAAACCTCACACTCCTCGAAAATCGCTCCTTTTTCGTAATTGTAACGCGATATACTATAGTAGTACGGGTACACGGTTCATACCATTATCAAACTTGccagatatttttatttataaacacaataaataaaattacataatCGAACGCACTGCAACGTCGCATGGTTAAATATagtacgaagaaaaattttcacaaaagttGAACCTGCAGCCGGATGAATATCATTCTCGATGAAAGAGATAACTCTTTGTCAGTCCGATTCTACGCTTTGCTGTACGTGAGCGAGGGTTGCACTTGATTCATCGGTATTCGTCGCAGTAACGTTATCATGACGGTGTCGGATATCTTTATTCGCTATTGCAAATTTCTCAGAGTTGATCTCGATTACCAATGATTCTTCACGTAACGTAAGCTTAATTATATTATGATTCTGGTACTCGGTGGCCGTGTTTTCAGAATTTCCCGTTGCTGCAGCTCCAGCTGCTTCTTCGCTATGCTCCGCCTGGTAACGACATTTTTATTACTTAGTATGAAATTGTGCTTCAAGATTATTTGCTTACAATACCTACGTAACTATCACTGACTACGATGAGATAACGAACATGCCGTGATTAATCGGCCAGAAGTCAAATTGCGCGCAATGCTTACCTCTGCGGCAGATAATGCTTCTTGATTCACAGATTGCCGTGCAGGCAAAGCCAAAGAGAATTGTGCCAGGACGACGACCGCCACGGTCAAGAAGATGAGTTGACTTGTCATGTTGATCGGATGTCTGTGCCGTTTATGGAAACGCAGTCGACTTTTATACGGATCGAAATTTACAACCGATATTGACATAGTTGTGaattatcaataaaatttgtacacaACTGAGTCGACCTCTACTAGTTCACAGTTGTCCAAATGTTCTTACTGGTTGTGCAGGAACATCGTGCAGCCGAAAATAAATTCGTATTCACCGAGACCTCGTTTTTTATGATATTTCGCATAAGCGTTGACATACTTTGGAAAATGAGACCAATTACCGAAGGTCGAGATAATATTGCCTCAATAATGTACGCATCGGATGTAAACTGAAGGAAAAGCTAGCTTGCTTACAAGTCTTGCATGTTCCGATAATTGTCCTTGAGGTTTTGTTCTCGGTAATTTGACCGACATATCCAATCGACTTTACAATTCTTCCGAAGCCGACAAGAATGCTGCTTTAAAAATCGCGATTTCTATTAGGCCAAAATTTAGTTGGTAAAACGTAAGCAAGCTACAAATATACGCAACACAATGGAAAACGGATTAAATCAAGAATCTGTGACGACATTCAAAGTTTGGTTCAGAACTTGTAATATGTGCACCTacttgcaaattttcaaataaactcGATTCCCTGAAGCAGATTCCAACAATTATCCATATCTTTGCAAATTTTAACTACATTCcacgatattttttacttcaactgaatatattttctgcTTCGATATTAATAACCCACTTTCCGGCACCCTTAGGCCTGAGCGAAACACGAGTTGCGATTCGATTCTGTAAAGTGAACGTAAGAATTCAATCAATAGTTTAGTATGTCACAATTTGTTTGAACTCAGGCCTCAGGGTGCCGTCATTCGAGTTTTATCGATACGCAAATTATGCCtggttttgtttttcgatATTTAACACGGTCGGTAAAAACTGACTGCAGTAGCATCCCCTCAAAAAACGTTTTCCAACCTATATCTTGCTGCAACTGtcttttaataaattatgttACCTTTTTTTCGGACAAATGAGTCAcagttttaatttataatcTCATATTACTGTAGAAACAAAATATCGCAGTACGTCTACTTAATCTCAACTTCACGTAGAACTTGTGTGCTTTTAGTATTGAATGTTTTTCTAGCTTTGTAAATAGCCTAAATAAGAACGGCTGGAGTTGcatcattgaaattttcaatccataGTAGCAGAACGGCCAAGAAAACTTTAACACGGGATAATTTAATGTATCAAATTCCACACATTACGATAAGTTACATTACAAGACTTACAATACCTAGGGCGTGATGACCGTAGACATGTGGTAGTTTTATATCAGAAGTTGAGAACGAGATCCAAATTACGATAGACCTTTGAACTTGGCTCTAAATTGTACGAACAAAGTTCAACTAGTATTTACAGTATACCAGTAAATACAGATTGTATCTCAATTACTCTACCCAACAGTACTTATATTTAAATTGCCCGCAGTAATCTTGTATTCGAGAATCACATGCGGCATTCAGCTGCGCGACAAAAACTAAACGTATCACAAAATTGGAAATGTTTGCTTACCACCCGAAAAGTGGATTATTAATATCGACgcagaaaatatattcaattgaagtaaaaaatatcgtgGAATGTAGTTAAAATTTGCAAAGATATGGATAATTGTTGGAATCTGCTTCAGGGAATCgagtttatttgaaaatttgcaagtAGGTACACATATTACAAGTTCTGAACCAAACTTTGAATATCGTCACAGATTCTTGATTTAATCCGTTTTCGATTGTCTTGCGTATATTTGTAGCTTGTTTATGTTTTACCAACTAAACTTTGGCCTAATAGAAATGGCGATTTTTAAAGCAGCATTCTTGTCGGCTTCGGAAGAATTGTAAAGTCGACTGGATATGTCGGTCAAATTACCGAGAACAAAACCTCAAGGACCATTATCGGAACATGCAAGACTTGTAAGCAAGCTAGCTTTTCCTTCAGTTTACATCCGATGCGTACATTATTGAGGCAATATTATCTCGACCTTCGGTAATTGGTCTCATTTTCCAAAGTATGTCAACGCTTACGCGAAATATCATAAAAACCGAGGTCTCGGTGAATACGAATTTATTTTCGGCTGCACGATGTTCCTGCACAACCAGTGAGAACATTTGGACAACTGTGAATTAGTAGAGGTCGACTCAGTtgtgtacaaattttattgataattCACAACTATGTCAATATCGATTGTAAATTTCGATCCGTATAAAAGTCGACTGCGTTTCCATAAACGGCACAGACATCCGATCAACATGACAAGTCAACTCATCTTCTTGACCGTGGCGGTCGTCGTCCTGGCACAATTCTCTTTGGCTTTGCCTGCACGGCAATCTGTGAATCAAGAAGCATTATCTGCCGCAGAGGTAAGCATTGCGCGCAATTTGACTTCTGGCCGATTAATCACGGCATGTTCGTTATCTCATCGTAGTCAGTGATAGTTACGTAGGTATTGTAAGCAAATAATCTTGAAGCACAATTTCATACTAAGTAATAAAAATGTCGTTACCAGGCGGAGCATAGCGAAGAAGCAGCTGGAGCTGCAGCAACGGGAAATTCTGAAAACACGGCCACCGAGTACCAGAATCATAATATAATTAAGCTTACGTTACGTGAAGAATCATTGGTAATCGAGATCAACTCTGAGAAATTTGCAATAGCGAATAAAGATATCCGACACCGTCATGATAACGTTACTGCAACGAATACCGATGAATCAAGTGCATCCCTCGCTCACGTACAGCAAAGCGTAGAATcggactgacaatgagttatCTCTTTCATCGAGAATGATATTCATCCGGCCGCAGGTTCaacttttgtgaaaatttttcttcctacTATATTTAACCATGCGACGTTGCAGTGCGTTCGattgtgtaattttatttattgtgtttataaataaaaatatctggCAAGTTTGATAGTGGTATGAACCGTGTACCCGTACTACTGTAGTGTATCGCGTTACAATTACGAAAAAGGAGCGATTTTCGAGGAGTGTGAGGTTTGTAGCACGAGCCGTAAGGGCGAGTGCTGCAATCGCACGAATTAGATATCGCCCATCCGTACGCGTGACACACGCTTTTTTCACGACACCAACGAAGGGAAGTTTTATTTGAGAAACACTGACCTCGTGGGCATCCGTCTCGGATATTCGTAGTGTGTAAAATTTAGGATTTCAGCCAAGCGCATGTGCCAGCGTCGTATTACCGAACCGTCCAGGACTTTACGAATGTTCCGCATGTTTCGAAAATCTGTCTTCTCAAGCATCTCTTGGATATAGCTATTTTCGTCATATTAGGTATAAAGCATGGGAAAACGTTCATGTTGTGCGggtgaaaagttgaattttacaCCTAGTTAGCGTTAAGTCGTAAGACGAATGTTTTTCCAAACAGGATTAGTTAGACGCAACGCTTAGCCTATTTTGAATCCCCCAAAAGCACCTCTGGTGCAAAAGCTTTGCGCCAAGTACATGAAACTGGAAGTTATCGATAAAACTTCACTTTGCAACTTCGAAACCACCAAAATGACAATGTACGTTCAAATAAGTACCAACAACAATACAATTCCTGcaacaaagaaaaaatggtCAAATCGTAATCCTCACTGCCAAGTATGTACATAACTTCTTGGCTAAAATAAGGAATCAACACTAAAGATGTAGAATTAGCGACGAAATTAAGTAGTCGGGGCTAGTTGTAGTTGGCGGACTTTTTTAGAAGAAtaccttgaaaattttatcattattgtttCTTGTGTGCACTACGCAATGACTGTCTCTAACTATACAGCACCTTTGTGCAACTATATTTAGACTACCTTTACAGCAGGGCGATCAATTTGTCGTGTTACGGCGAATAATGTCGGCTCACGCGCgtttggttaatttttttggtgACCGTGGATCCTGACCAGAGCCATCTCTCCTGTGGGAGCGAAAGTTCCCTCTTCTTCGCGTATGTTGGAAGCCGATCGGGTCTACGTGCGTACCGTACGGACGCCCAACGCCCGACGGATGCCATTATAATATGAATGGCGTGAATGCTCAACAGGCCTGAAAATAATGCTGTACGTGAGTACTGAGTATCAAAATTGGAAAATGGTAATAAGATGCAACGTCAAAAGGTACCGAAGAATTTCAACCAGCGATAAATAACATTTCTTCTCTCGATCACCGACAGATGCCGAAACGTAAGTTCTTTGCTGACACGAAGAAAATATTCCCTGGCCATCTTATAACTTCTGATCAACCGTCAATGACTACCCTCGTAGCAAATATTTCTGTGGCGAGGATAAAAATAGGCGATGAACCTGGTTcgtaattatatatttgttcTCAAAGTTAAGATTCAGTTTTTGCCGCACGTATCCAATTACTCCCCATAGtatcacatatatatatatatatatatatatatatatatatatatatatcggtGCGTACTATTTCATAGTTTGTTCACAGGTGCGACGAATGCTTGAAATTCGTCAGACAAAACAACGATTGTCATCACATTCGAATCTGTACAGACC contains:
- the LOC124306780 gene encoding uncharacterized protein LOC124306780; protein product: MTSQLIFLTVAVVVLAQFSLALPARQSVNQEALSAAEAEHSEEAAGAAATGNSENTATEYQNHNIIKLTLREESLVIEINSEKFAIANKDIRHRHDNVTATNTDESSASLAHVQQSVESD
- the LOC124306853 gene encoding uncharacterized protein LOC124306853, producing MTSQLIFLTVAVVVLAQFSLALPARQSVNQEALSAAEAEHSEEAAGAAATGNSENTATEYQNHNIIKLTLREESLVIEINSEKFAIANKDIRHRHDNVTATNTDESSATLAHVQQSVESD